The following proteins come from a genomic window of Patescibacteria group bacterium:
- a CDS encoding PrgI family protein encodes MEFTVPQFIEKEAKIVGPFTFKQFIFIGVAGGICLFLFFVLPLSVFIIAAIILLGGAFALALLKVGKTSLPVFIKNFFIFIFKPKIYLWKKKTGPPKFLRKEKVKEKEIEKKEEEIEKKSELKVTKGSRLDELFTRIETK; translated from the coding sequence ATGGAATTTACCGTTCCCCAATTTATTGAAAAAGAAGCAAAGATAGTCGGTCCTTTTACCTTTAAGCAATTTATTTTTATTGGAGTTGCCGGCGGGATTTGTCTTTTTCTTTTTTTTGTCCTCCCCCTTTCCGTTTTTATAATCGCGGCGATAATTTTATTAGGAGGGGCCTTTGCTTTAGCTCTCCTAAAGGTTGGGAAGACCTCTCTGCCTGTTTTTATAAAAAACTTTTTTATTTTTATTTTCAAACCTAAGATTTATCTCTGGAAGAAAAAAACTGGTCCCCCAAAATTTCTCAGAAAAGAAAAAGTAAAGGAAAAAGAAATTGAGAAAAAAGAGGAAGAAATTGAGAAAAAATCAGAATTGAAAGTCACCAAAGGCAGCAGATTAGATGAACTATTTACGCGCATAGAAACAAAATAA